A part of Nesterenkonia lutea genomic DNA contains:
- the pafA gene encoding Pup--protein ligase, with protein MDRRVFGVETEFGITHHGAEHRGLPPEEVARYIFRPVLRWGRSSNVFIPNASRLYLDVGSHPEYATAECDDLLDLIAADRAGELIMDDLAQRAETAMAEDGFAGSVYLLKNNVDSQGNSYGSHENYMIPRTTHFRRLTTILLPFLVTRQILVGAGRLVPATDETDAHYAFSQRADHMWEGISSATTRSRPIINTRDEPHADAALHRRLHVIVGDSNMSETTSLLRYGATDLVLRMVESGVPVGDFELENPIGAIRHISHDISGKATVKVRSGPEMTAVDIQSGLLDRARRFVRENGAHHERVGQILELWERTLQAVASGDHAPIERDIDWAIKKRLLEDVAARGGLAQGHPKLEQLDMAYHDVHPRRGVFNLLAAHGRASTQLEPERIQRAIVDPPATTRAALRGRFLSTARALGAEHTVDWVHHKLVDRPLDALMFKDPLLAEDPRLDTLLGKLGDRVEQLQEQDLGERREQPGPLALTERYRLGSARELAEPPLI; from the coding sequence ATGGATCGTCGAGTCTTCGGGGTGGAGACTGAGTTTGGGATCACCCACCACGGTGCCGAGCACCGCGGACTGCCGCCCGAGGAGGTGGCCCGATACATCTTCCGGCCGGTGCTGCGCTGGGGGCGAAGCTCCAATGTCTTCATCCCCAACGCGTCGCGGCTCTATCTGGACGTGGGATCGCACCCGGAATACGCGACTGCCGAATGCGATGATCTGCTGGACCTGATCGCCGCAGACCGCGCCGGCGAGCTGATCATGGACGACCTCGCCCAGCGCGCCGAGACGGCCATGGCCGAGGACGGCTTCGCGGGCAGCGTCTACCTGCTCAAGAACAACGTGGACTCCCAGGGCAACTCCTACGGCAGTCACGAGAACTACATGATTCCGCGCACCACGCACTTCCGTCGGCTCACGACGATCCTGCTGCCCTTCCTGGTGACGCGACAGATCCTCGTCGGCGCCGGGCGGCTCGTGCCGGCCACCGATGAGACCGACGCGCACTATGCCTTCTCTCAGCGTGCCGACCACATGTGGGAGGGCATCTCTTCGGCGACCACCCGCTCGCGCCCCATCATCAACACCCGGGACGAGCCGCATGCCGACGCGGCGCTGCACCGGCGGCTGCATGTGATCGTCGGGGACTCGAACATGTCCGAGACCACGAGCCTGCTGCGCTACGGCGCCACGGACCTGGTGCTGCGCATGGTCGAGTCCGGCGTGCCGGTCGGGGACTTCGAGCTGGAGAACCCGATCGGGGCCATCCGCCACATCAGCCACGACATCAGCGGAAAGGCCACGGTCAAGGTCCGCAGCGGCCCTGAGATGACCGCTGTGGACATCCAGTCGGGACTGCTGGACCGCGCCCGCCGCTTCGTCCGCGAGAACGGGGCCCACCACGAGAGGGTGGGGCAGATCCTGGAGCTCTGGGAGCGCACACTGCAGGCGGTGGCCAGCGGGGACCATGCGCCGATCGAGCGGGACATCGACTGGGCCATCAAGAAGCGCCTGCTGGAGGATGTCGCCGCCCGCGGAGGCCTCGCCCAGGGTCATCCGAAGCTGGAGCAGCTGGACATGGCCTATCACGACGTCCATCCCCGGCGCGGGGTGTTCAACCTGCTCGCCGCCCACGGCCGGGCGAGCACCCAGCTCGAGCCGGAGCGGATCCAGCGCGCCATCGTGGATCCGCCGGCCACCACCCGCGCCGCGCTGCGCGGGCGGTTCCTCTCCACCGCCCGAGCCCTCGGGGCGGAGCACACCGTGGACTGGGTGCACCACAAGCTGGTGGACCGTCCGCTGGACGCGCTGATGTTCAAGGATCCGCTCCTGGCGGAGGATCCCCGCCTGGACACGCTGCTGGGCAAGCTGGGGGACCGGGTTGAACAGCTGCAGGAGCAGGACCTGGGCGAGCGTCGCGAACAGCCCGGACCGCTGGCACTGACGGAGCGGTATCGGCTTGGTTCTGCCCGGGAGCTTGCTGAGCCTCCGCTGATCTGA
- a CDS encoding FKBP-type peptidyl-prolyl cis-trans isomerase encodes MSFGQRSYDRTRPEIDFPGDTPPEELVIEELISGGGQAVEPGDQISCHYVGVSWSTGEEFDASWNRGETLDFTAGIGQVIQGWDQGLIGMKEGARRRFEIPPHLAYGEQGAGAAIGPNETLIFVVDLVSVRKAS; translated from the coding sequence ATGTCCTTCGGCCAGCGCAGCTATGACCGCACCCGCCCCGAGATCGACTTCCCCGGGGACACCCCGCCCGAGGAGCTCGTCATCGAGGAGCTCATCTCCGGCGGCGGTCAGGCCGTGGAGCCCGGCGACCAGATCTCCTGCCACTACGTCGGAGTCTCCTGGTCCACCGGTGAGGAGTTCGATGCCTCCTGGAACCGCGGCGAGACGCTTGACTTCACCGCCGGCATCGGCCAGGTCATCCAGGGCTGGGACCAGGGACTGATCGGGATGAAGGAGGGCGCACGGCGTCGCTTCGAGATCCCGCCGCACCTGGCCTACGGGGAACAGGGCGCCGGCGCGGCCATCGGCCCCAATGAGACCCTGATCTTCGTGGTGGACCTGGTCAGCGTCCGCAAGGCGTCCTGA
- the arc gene encoding proteasome ATPase, with product MSEQADDKHTDAPAHAAPSEPQQLQSRLDQAHRQLDTLRSRARQLETQLQTAGRNNQRMTDLLETTRNEISELRNALQADGQAPFTFGTVIGYRPAHTQDQGREIQAATAAGVDILQAGRKLRVSLSPLLAPEELQAGDEVLLNENFTVVAILGAESTGELARVKEVLPDSRLVIISRGEDERVVTLTAAAEAQAQSAGLHSARVGDAVMVDLRTGTATEIVPLSEVEDVVLEESPDVSYSDIGGLSEQIEAIRDAVELPFLHADLYREHGLRAPKGILLYGPPGCGKTMIAKAVASSLASAGPGPDHTGQGEERDQNQDQAGAFFLNIKGPELLNKYVGETERHIRVIFSRARERASAGQPVVVFFDEMEALFRTRGSGVSSDVETTIVPQLLAEIDGVESLENVIVIGASNREDMIDPAILRPGRLDVKIRVQRPGREGAAEILAIHLGGAVPLHPELLAAHGDRASTVAFLVDALLDRLFPRTPQARLRLIHADGTSTPFQAADFMSGAVLSNIVDRAKKTAIKDFLGSGTDPAQKGLTLEHLLSAAEEELRDQEDLVNPSDPQAWSRVVGVSASPVVRIERPAEASIPGARATGAATDAIDAAGSAGPAGGAGGRP from the coding sequence GTGAGTGAGCAGGCAGACGACAAGCACACCGACGCACCCGCCCACGCGGCCCCGAGCGAGCCCCAGCAGCTGCAGTCCCGGCTGGATCAGGCCCACCGGCAGCTGGACACCCTGCGCAGCCGAGCCAGGCAGCTCGAGACCCAGCTGCAGACCGCCGGGCGCAACAACCAGCGCATGACCGACCTGCTGGAGACCACGCGCAATGAGATCTCCGAGCTGCGCAACGCCCTGCAGGCCGATGGACAGGCGCCCTTCACCTTCGGCACCGTGATCGGCTACCGTCCTGCGCACACCCAGGATCAGGGCCGCGAGATCCAGGCCGCCACGGCGGCCGGGGTGGACATCCTCCAGGCCGGACGCAAGCTGCGCGTGAGCCTCTCTCCGCTGCTGGCACCGGAGGAGCTCCAGGCCGGGGACGAGGTGCTGCTCAACGAGAACTTCACGGTCGTCGCGATCCTCGGCGCCGAAAGCACCGGCGAGCTCGCCCGGGTCAAAGAGGTGCTGCCCGACTCCCGCCTCGTGATCATCTCCCGCGGTGAGGACGAGCGGGTGGTCACGCTGACCGCCGCCGCCGAGGCCCAGGCGCAGTCCGCGGGGCTGCACAGCGCCCGAGTGGGCGACGCCGTGATGGTGGACCTGCGCACCGGCACCGCCACCGAGATCGTGCCCCTCTCCGAGGTCGAGGACGTGGTCCTGGAGGAGTCCCCGGACGTCTCCTACTCCGACATCGGCGGGCTCTCCGAGCAGATCGAGGCGATCCGCGACGCCGTGGAGCTGCCCTTCCTGCATGCCGATCTCTACCGGGAGCACGGACTGCGCGCGCCGAAGGGGATCCTGCTCTACGGCCCCCCGGGATGCGGGAAGACCATGATCGCCAAGGCCGTGGCCAGCTCCCTGGCCAGCGCCGGCCCGGGACCCGACCACACGGGCCAGGGCGAGGAACGGGACCAGAACCAGGATCAGGCGGGTGCCTTCTTCCTGAACATCAAGGGCCCCGAGCTGCTGAACAAATACGTCGGCGAGACCGAGCGGCACATCCGGGTGATCTTCTCCCGGGCCCGGGAGCGCGCCTCGGCGGGCCAGCCCGTGGTGGTCTTCTTCGACGAGATGGAGGCCCTGTTCCGCACACGCGGCAGCGGCGTCTCCTCCGATGTGGAGACCACCATCGTGCCGCAGCTGCTCGCCGAGATCGACGGTGTGGAGTCGCTGGAGAACGTGATCGTCATCGGCGCCTCCAATCGCGAGGACATGATCGACCCGGCCATCCTGCGGCCCGGACGGCTGGACGTGAAGATCCGCGTGCAGCGTCCCGGGCGGGAGGGCGCCGCAGAGATCCTCGCGATCCACCTCGGCGGCGCCGTGCCGCTGCATCCGGAGCTTCTCGCCGCCCATGGTGACCGAGCCTCGACCGTGGCCTTCCTCGTCGATGCCCTGCTGGACCGGCTCTTCCCGCGCACCCCGCAGGCCCGACTTCGGCTGATCCATGCGGACGGGACGAGCACGCCCTTCCAGGCGGCCGACTTCATGTCCGGCGCGGTGCTCAGCAACATCGTGGACCGTGCCAAGAAGACCGCGATCAAGGACTTCCTGGGTTCGGGCACAGACCCCGCGCAGAAGGGACTGACCCTCGAGCACCTCCTCAGCGCGGCCGAGGAGGAGCTTCGTGACCAGGAGGACCTGGTGAACCCCTCAGACCCACAGGCCTGGTCCCGCGTCGTCGGCGTCTCGGCCTCTCCCGTGGTGCGGATCGAGCGTCCCGCAGAGGCGAGCATCCCTGGCGCCAGGGCCACCGGTGCTGCCACCGACGCCATCGACGCCGCCGGCTCGGCCGGCCCAGCAGGTGGTGCGGGAGGTCGGCCATGA
- a CDS encoding ubiquitin-like protein Pup, which translates to MSTQPQKRPQGGDDDGAGAGAESPLSGSAQAQKRAGELDSLLDEIDSVLESNAEEFVKGFVQKGGE; encoded by the coding sequence ATGTCCACTCAACCTCAGAAGCGTCCACAGGGCGGCGACGACGACGGCGCGGGGGCCGGCGCCGAGAGTCCGCTCAGCGGCAGCGCCCAGGCGCAGAAGCGCGCCGGCGAGCTGGACAGCCTCCTGGACGAGATCGATTCGGTGCTGGAGTCCAACGCCGAGGAGTTCGTCAAGGGATTCGTGCAGAAGGGCGGCGAGTAG
- the tatA gene encoding Sec-independent protein translocase subunit TatA has translation MGIQGWQIAIIALLIILLFGAPKLPKLAKSLGQSMRIFRSEVRTMSDESRRSSDDSATSSEDREHERAPVEGRVLNPDDPTAERRRSADREQRGDHR, from the coding sequence ATGGGTATCCAAGGCTGGCAGATCGCGATCATCGCGCTGCTCATCATCCTGCTCTTCGGAGCCCCGAAGCTGCCCAAGCTGGCCAAATCACTGGGCCAGTCGATGCGCATCTTCCGGTCCGAGGTGCGCACCATGAGCGATGAGTCGCGCAGGAGCTCCGACGACTCCGCCACGAGCTCAGAGGACCGCGAGCACGAGCGCGCCCCCGTCGAGGGCCGTGTGCTCAACCCCGATGACCCCACGGCGGAGCGGCGCCGCTCCGCTGACCGGGAGCAGCGCGGAGACCACCGCTAA
- the dop gene encoding depupylase/deamidase Dop codes for MSVRRLIGMETEYGIHAPANPRASHVALSIELVNAYAAHVTETGGAVAGTEWDYQSESPLVDARGWVLPRSAAHPSQLTDTGEALTHATEQEAGQGPVRDALGNISGGDPSPADIAGGHHSPGSPHWRGEYFQPRADQPQLLMNLVLSNGARLYVDHAHPEYSSPEAIGARRAVLYDVAGDRVVRAAAARLSREEDSPQVLLYKNNTDNKSVSYGAHENYLLPRSLDFDALVSGLLPFFASRQVLCGAGRVGIGQTSGEPGYQISQRADFFEEEVGLETTVRRPMINTRDEPHADHDRFRRLHVIIGDANMSEYSAWLRVGTTALVLDLIESSRAPEITLKDPVAALKAISHDPSLRTTVSTSRGEMTALQIQELYLQAAMDWAQEKTGPQHAPAVPDTETAEVLEAWQELLRDLDQDVFSAADRVDWIAKLSLLESYRRRDGLDWDAPVLAMVDLQYADLREEKGLYYKLARAGRMRRLFTDQQIAAAAESPPEETRAWLRGRMVSQHPDVVVGASWDQILLRADALSATVRLALPDPYAATRADAENTLVSAATNADLITGLQRMLGR; via the coding sequence ATGAGCGTGCGCAGGCTCATCGGGATGGAGACTGAGTACGGGATCCACGCCCCGGCCAATCCGCGAGCCAGTCACGTGGCGCTCTCCATCGAGCTGGTCAATGCCTATGCCGCCCACGTCACCGAGACCGGCGGCGCGGTGGCCGGCACGGAGTGGGACTACCAGTCCGAGTCCCCGCTGGTGGACGCGCGCGGATGGGTCTTGCCACGGTCCGCGGCGCACCCCTCTCAGCTGACCGACACCGGGGAGGCGCTGACCCACGCCACCGAGCAGGAGGCAGGCCAGGGGCCGGTCCGTGATGCACTGGGCAACATCAGCGGCGGAGACCCGAGCCCCGCAGACATCGCCGGCGGCCACCACTCGCCGGGATCCCCGCACTGGCGCGGCGAATACTTCCAGCCCCGAGCGGACCAGCCCCAGCTGCTGATGAACCTGGTGCTCAGCAACGGCGCGCGGCTCTACGTGGACCATGCCCATCCGGAGTACTCCTCCCCGGAGGCCATCGGTGCGCGCCGGGCCGTGCTCTACGACGTGGCCGGTGACCGGGTGGTCCGCGCCGCGGCGGCGCGGCTGAGCCGGGAGGAGGACTCCCCGCAGGTGCTGCTCTACAAGAACAACACCGACAACAAGTCCGTCTCCTACGGCGCCCACGAGAACTATCTGCTCCCGCGCTCGCTGGACTTCGACGCCCTGGTCTCCGGGCTGCTGCCGTTCTTCGCCAGCCGGCAGGTCCTCTGCGGGGCGGGCCGAGTGGGGATCGGGCAGACCAGCGGCGAGCCGGGATATCAGATCTCCCAGCGCGCCGACTTCTTCGAGGAGGAGGTGGGACTGGAGACCACGGTCCGCCGGCCGATGATCAACACCCGCGACGAGCCACACGCCGATCATGATCGGTTCAGACGGCTGCATGTCATCATCGGGGACGCCAATATGAGCGAGTACTCCGCCTGGCTGCGCGTGGGCACCACGGCTCTGGTGCTGGACCTCATCGAATCCTCGCGCGCTCCGGAGATCACACTGAAGGACCCGGTGGCCGCGCTGAAGGCGATCTCCCATGACCCCAGCCTGCGCACCACCGTGTCCACCTCGCGCGGAGAGATGACGGCCCTGCAGATCCAGGAGCTCTACCTGCAGGCAGCCATGGACTGGGCGCAGGAGAAGACCGGCCCCCAGCACGCCCCCGCCGTCCCGGACACCGAGACGGCCGAGGTGCTCGAGGCCTGGCAGGAGCTGCTGCGAGATCTGGACCAGGATGTCTTCAGCGCCGCCGATCGGGTGGACTGGATCGCGAAGCTCTCCCTGCTGGAGTCCTACCGGCGCCGCGACGGCCTGGACTGGGACGCCCCGGTCCTGGCCATGGTGGACCTGCAGTACGCCGACCTCCGCGAGGAGAAGGGTCTCTACTACAAGCTCGCGCGGGCCGGTCGGATGCGTCGGCTCTTCACCGATCAGCAGATCGCGGCGGCGGCGGAGAGCCCGCCGGAGGAGACCCGGGCCTGGCTTCGCGGACGGATGGTGAGTCAGCATCCCGACGTCGTCGTCGGTGCCAGCTGGGACCAGATCCTGCTGCGCGCCGACGCGCTCTCCGCCACTGTGCGGCTGGCGCTGCCTGACCCGTATGCAGCCACCCGCGCAGACGCGGAGAATACACTTGTCAGCGCAGCGACCAACGCGGACCTCATCACCGGTCTCCAGCGCATGCTGGGCCGGTGA
- the tatC gene encoding twin-arginine translocase subunit TatC codes for MALKDHLRELRNRFIKAALGIVAGAVAGFFLYDWLVQVLAEPILGYDRDGQLAEIAFNTVGGPLDLLIRLSLFVGIVISSPIWLYQIWAFIMPGLKKTEKRYAVGFIAASVPLFLAGIAAAYSVLPQAVGFFLALNPEGTSSVINPDTYFTFVLHLFLAFGVAMVIPVVLVGVNMMGLVTGRQVLRAWRGVIMLIAVISALAAPGGDAVSMFFLALPLTVLFGVAILLCLLNDKRRGRREAATEAEMEQLIRD; via the coding sequence ATGGCCCTGAAGGATCACCTCCGTGAGCTGCGAAACCGGTTCATCAAGGCCGCGCTGGGCATCGTCGCTGGCGCCGTCGCCGGATTCTTCCTCTATGACTGGCTGGTCCAGGTGCTGGCAGAACCGATCCTGGGATACGACCGTGACGGTCAGCTGGCCGAGATCGCCTTCAACACGGTCGGCGGCCCGCTGGATCTGCTGATCCGGCTGTCCCTGTTCGTGGGCATCGTGATCTCCTCGCCCATCTGGCTCTACCAGATCTGGGCGTTCATCATGCCCGGTCTGAAGAAGACCGAGAAGCGCTACGCGGTCGGATTCATCGCCGCCTCCGTGCCGCTGTTCCTCGCCGGCATCGCGGCCGCCTACAGCGTGCTCCCGCAGGCCGTGGGCTTCTTCCTGGCGCTGAATCCCGAGGGCACCTCCAGCGTCATCAATCCCGACACCTACTTCACCTTCGTGCTGCACCTCTTCCTGGCCTTCGGCGTCGCCATGGTGATCCCCGTCGTGCTGGTCGGGGTGAACATGATGGGCCTGGTCACCGGCAGACAGGTGCTCAGGGCCTGGCGCGGTGTGATCATGCTGATCGCCGTGATCTCCGCGCTGGCGGCCCCCGGGGGAGATGCTGTGAGCATGTTCTTCCTCGCGTTGCCGCTGACCGTCCTCTTCGGAGTGGCCATCCTGCTGTGCCTGCTCAACGACAAGCGTCGCGGCAGGCGCGAGGCCGCCACAGAGGCGGAGATGGAACAGCTGATCCGGGACTGA
- a CDS encoding FKBP-type peptidyl-prolyl cis-trans isomerase, producing the protein MHLSFRRTSVALSVPAVLLLSSCSAEEGLGDTDALSGVELHYTEEGAPEVILRSPLELEEEASRVLDRGDGEDLDEEQILEVSHAVVNPETGEVQEQSFTEGSPSMVFLPQMQEQSEFIFDSLTDTELTVGSEIALFEPENAEAQTPATLLVLRVEGQSQAYASGEEQEQSGDLPEIESTEGERPELVGETEGDAPEETTAEVLIQGDGEEVSADDQVVVRYSGWKWSDGESFDSNWPTDDEEADPGPAGFPLSNLVPGWSEGLEGQQVGSRVLLVIPPEAGYGEVDEDAEDDAQHELAGETLIFVVDLIAAADAPEAAAAPAPETGQPDLSEEEIQEMIEEMQNEQDGAEGSGDADSSEADQSEEETD; encoded by the coding sequence GTGCACCTTTCGTTCCGCCGCACCAGCGTGGCACTGTCCGTCCCTGCCGTGCTGCTGCTGTCCTCCTGCTCCGCCGAGGAGGGTCTGGGCGACACCGATGCCCTCTCCGGCGTCGAGCTGCACTACACCGAGGAGGGGGCCCCCGAGGTCATCCTGCGCAGCCCGCTGGAGCTCGAGGAGGAGGCGTCCCGAGTGCTCGACCGTGGAGACGGGGAGGACCTCGACGAGGAGCAGATCCTGGAGGTCTCCCACGCCGTGGTGAACCCCGAGACCGGCGAGGTCCAGGAGCAGAGCTTCACCGAGGGCAGTCCCTCGATGGTCTTCCTGCCGCAGATGCAGGAGCAGAGCGAGTTCATCTTCGACTCGCTGACCGACACCGAGCTCACCGTGGGATCCGAGATCGCACTTTTCGAGCCGGAGAACGCCGAGGCGCAGACGCCCGCCACGCTGCTGGTGCTGCGGGTCGAGGGCCAGTCCCAGGCCTACGCCTCAGGTGAGGAGCAGGAGCAGAGCGGCGACCTCCCCGAGATCGAGAGCACCGAGGGCGAGCGTCCCGAGCTGGTCGGCGAGACCGAGGGTGACGCCCCCGAGGAGACCACCGCCGAGGTCCTCATCCAGGGTGACGGCGAAGAGGTCAGCGCCGACGATCAGGTCGTCGTGCGCTACTCCGGCTGGAAATGGTCCGACGGCGAGTCCTTCGACTCCAACTGGCCCACCGACGACGAAGAGGCCGACCCGGGCCCGGCAGGATTCCCGCTGAGCAACCTGGTGCCCGGATGGTCCGAGGGCCTCGAGGGCCAGCAGGTCGGCTCCCGCGTTCTCCTGGTCATCCCGCCCGAAGCAGGCTACGGCGAGGTGGATGAGGATGCCGAGGACGACGCCCAGCATGAGCTGGCCGGGGAGACCCTGATCTTCGTGGTGGACCTGATCGCCGCTGCCGACGCCCCGGAGGCCGCAGCCGCACCCGCCCCAGAGACGGGCCAGCCCGACCTCTCCGAAGAAGAGATCCAAGAGATGATCGAAGAGATGCAGAATGAGCAGGACGGCGCCGAGGGATCCGGCGACGCCGACAGCAGTGAAGCCGACCAGAGCGAAGAGGAGACCGACTGA
- a CDS encoding helix-turn-helix transcriptional regulator, producing MTEKDRAGTAEPPQDVFADYGVARAFSLAASILDAGSGGLTKTEIRDRVEHYRSLGADQSEDAWERLFSRDKEHLRSCGIAIAEPASDREDHRYRIDPSDYGLPTLQLDDAEMLVLARASQLWAGSRTRSWLEQASWALAPAAGETSLGGDSAGALSFNLGSDEEFDRLTELAALDHRQVIGFDYTARGAAEPARRRVVLLNYAARGHWYLIGHDLDRNARRVFRLDRVHGPLTALRPEPALTEEQRRALSETEADATLEDFSGAEDPADVLRGVIEAHGAPAPVVPRLAAPAPARQADPAQRKVERVFSMAAYLLAAEGVRPSELLRRHQISPKQLLKDLLSIQQSGSFGAGQYGEFIDVHPAPPLNLQTFIQDYLVADEPITLAMPSARTGDVLARPLTLTKPGALSLLIALNTMISEAGVGAEAGDWRGAVVTLRQKVTTVLPPGLHQAALQVVAGAQTQTHDAAALREAVQGGYCLEILYEDAAGATTRRVVEPTQIYMDGPRTYLQGWCRLSRGPRNFLGSRILELTALPREPISEEGRRLAELPTEPPRPPQSSGAFDVVLRFSPAAAALADRYCPQRQRVHADGARTISTWFQSREALIRLCLQHGGDLSVLAPVEIRHEILERARTELSARAGSVA from the coding sequence GTGACAGAGAAGGATCGCGCCGGCACCGCTGAGCCGCCCCAGGACGTCTTCGCCGACTACGGCGTGGCGCGCGCCTTCTCACTGGCGGCGAGCATCCTCGATGCAGGCAGCGGCGGACTGACCAAGACCGAGATCCGTGACCGGGTGGAACACTACCGGTCCCTCGGCGCGGACCAGTCCGAGGATGCCTGGGAACGCCTCTTCAGCCGCGACAAGGAGCATCTGCGCAGCTGCGGCATCGCCATCGCCGAACCCGCATCCGACCGCGAGGACCACCGCTACCGCATCGACCCGAGCGACTACGGACTGCCCACGCTGCAGCTCGACGACGCCGAGATGCTGGTCCTCGCCCGCGCGAGCCAGCTCTGGGCCGGCAGCCGGACCCGGTCCTGGCTGGAGCAGGCGAGCTGGGCGCTGGCACCTGCAGCAGGCGAGACGTCTCTCGGCGGCGACTCGGCAGGCGCACTGAGCTTCAACCTGGGCAGCGACGAAGAGTTCGACCGGCTCACTGAGCTCGCCGCACTGGATCACCGCCAGGTCATCGGGTTCGACTACACCGCGCGGGGGGCCGCCGAGCCGGCGCGCCGACGCGTGGTGCTGCTGAACTACGCCGCCCGAGGCCACTGGTATCTGATCGGGCACGACCTGGACAGGAACGCCCGGCGGGTCTTCCGGCTCGACCGGGTTCACGGGCCGCTCACTGCGCTGCGACCGGAGCCGGCGCTGACCGAGGAGCAGCGCCGCGCCCTGTCCGAGACGGAGGCCGACGCGACCCTGGAGGACTTCAGCGGAGCCGAGGACCCCGCCGACGTGCTGCGTGGAGTGATCGAAGCCCATGGGGCGCCGGCCCCCGTCGTACCCCGCCTGGCCGCCCCGGCCCCGGCCCGTCAGGCCGACCCGGCGCAGCGCAAGGTCGAACGCGTGTTCTCCATGGCCGCCTACCTCCTGGCCGCAGAAGGGGTGCGCCCCTCTGAGCTGCTGCGCAGGCACCAGATCTCGCCCAAGCAGCTGCTCAAGGACCTGCTGTCCATCCAGCAGTCGGGCAGCTTCGGAGCGGGCCAGTACGGCGAGTTCATCGACGTCCATCCCGCGCCACCGCTGAACCTGCAGACATTCATCCAGGACTACCTCGTCGCCGATGAGCCGATCACCCTCGCCATGCCCTCCGCGCGCACCGGTGACGTGCTGGCCCGCCCGCTGACGCTGACCAAACCAGGCGCGCTCTCCCTGCTGATCGCACTGAACACCATGATCAGCGAGGCCGGGGTCGGAGCGGAGGCCGGTGACTGGCGCGGCGCGGTGGTGACGCTCCGTCAGAAGGTCACCACGGTGCTGCCGCCCGGACTGCACCAGGCGGCCCTTCAGGTGGTCGCAGGTGCGCAGACGCAGACTCATGACGCCGCTGCGCTGCGGGAGGCCGTGCAGGGCGGCTACTGTCTGGAGATCCTCTACGAAGACGCCGCAGGTGCCACCACCCGTCGTGTCGTCGAGCCCACGCAGATCTACATGGACGGACCGCGCACCTACCTGCAGGGCTGGTGCCGACTGTCCCGAGGGCCGCGGAACTTCCTCGGGTCCAGAATCCTGGAGCTCACCGCCCTGCCGCGGGAGCCGATCAGCGAGGAGGGCCGACGACTGGCGGAGCTGCCCACAGAGCCTCCGCGACCACCGCAGAGCAGCGGAGCCTTCGACGTCGTGCTCCGTTTCTCTCCGGCTGCCGCCGCGCTGGCCGACCGCTACTGCCCGCAGCGCCAGCGGGTCCACGCCGATGGTGCGAGGACCATCAGCACGTGGTTCCAGAGCCGCGAGGCGCTGATCCGGCTGTGCCTGCAGCACGGGGGCGATCTGAGCGTGCTGGCCCCTGTCGAGATCCGCCACGAGATCCTCGAGCGGGCTCGGACTGAGCTGTCTGCCCGCGCCGGATCAGTGGCGTAG